Below is a window of Desulfobacterales bacterium DNA.
TGGCGAACTAAAACATGTTCAATGTCTGTTTGGGAGAGGGCGTCATATATTTCAATAACAGCACCTCCAGGATATCCAAATATTGTTTCAACTCCTTCTTCTTTAAGCGCTTTCATTAAGATTTGTGCACCTGTGAGTTTCATCATAAAACCTTCCTTAAATATTTTTTATTATTCGTAAATTTCATCGTTACTAATGCGTCCAATCTATTATTCTGATGTCAGGCAATTTTTTTCTTACGGATTCTATCATTACTTCAAAATGAGGACATGGAAAATTAATTGGATTACCTTTAGCAATACATGATGCAAAGACGATAGCTTCAGCTCCTCTATCAACCATCATTTTTGCTCTTTGAACAGATTTTTTCCCAGGACAACCTCCACATGAAACAAAACCGATAATTTCACACGGACCAAATTCTTGAAATGCTAACTTGCCCTCAGATGCAATTTTAAAGTCAGTTGTTCCAGGACAAAGATCTTCTGTTTGCTGACAACGAATTATGCCGATTTTCATTTTTTATCCTTTCTTAAAGCTGTTTATTTAATCACTGCGCCGGTATTGGCAGAAGAAACCAAACGAGCATATCTTGCCATATAACCCTTTTTAATTTTTAAAGGGGGCTGTTTCCATGTAGATAAGCGTTTTTTGATTTCATCGTCTGATACTTTTAAATTTATCTGCTTATTTGGTATATTAATTGAGATAATATCTCCTTCTTGAATTATAGCTATAGCGCCGCCTTGCATTGCTTCTGGTGAAACATGACCAATTGAGGCACCTCTTGTTCCTCCTGAAAATCTTCCGTCTGTTATTAAAGCTACAGATGAGTCAAGATTCATGCCGGCAATAGCTGATGTTGGAGTTAACATTTCTCTCATGCCTGGTCCTCCCATTGGTCCTTCGTATCGAATAACAATTATATCTCCTTTTTGAATTTTTCCTCCAAGAATAGCTTTAGTTGCATCTTCTTCTGAATCAAAAACTCTCGCGGGGCCTTCGTGACGAAGCATTTCGTCAACAACCGCTGACTGTTTAACAACGCATCCATCTGGAGCAATATTTCCGAATAATACAGCAAGCCCCCCTCTTTTGTGGTAAGGACTATTTACACTTCTAATAACATCATCATCATATATTTTTGCAGCCACAATATTTTCTCCGATGGTTTTTCCTGAAACAGTAATACAATCATTATGAATAAGTCCTTTATTTGAAAGTTCTTTTATTACAGCACTAATACCTCCAGCTCTATTTAAATCTTCAATATGATATTTCCCACCTGGACTTAAAGAACATATGTGAGGTGTTTTTTCGCTTAATTCATTAATGAGGTCAAGATCTATATTAACTTCTGATTCCATTGCAATTGCTGTAAGATGAAGAACTGTATTAGTTGAACATCCAAGAGCCATATCAACGGATAAAGCATTTTCAAAGGCTTTAGGATTCATGATTTGCCTTGGAGTGATTTGTTTTTCAAAGAGCCTTACTATCTGCATTCCAGATTCTTTGGCGAGCCTTATTCTTGCAGACATAACCGCTGGAATTGTTCCATTTCCAGGGAGAGCCATGCCTATGGCTTCAGTAAGACAATTCATAGAATTTGCTGTAAACATACCTGCACACGATCCGCATGTTGGGCAGGCAGCATCTTCGATGCACGAAAGTTCAGTTTCTGTCATTTTACCTGATTTTACGGCACCTACGGCTTCAAAAACTGTTATAAGATCAACTACTTTATTACCCATGGAAGGAATTCTTCCAGCAAGCATAGGTCCTCCACTAATAAATATAGTTGGAATATCGAGCCTTGCTGCAGCCATAAGCATTCCAGGAATTATTTTATCGCAGTTTGGAACCATTACTAATGCATCAAACGCATGGGCGGTTGCCATTATTTCAATGGAATCAGCTATAATTTCTCTGCTTCCAAGGGAATATTTCATGCCTTCATGATTCATTGCGATTCCATCACAAACACCTATAACTCCAAATTCTATAGGAAGACCTCCAGCCATATAAATTCCAGCTTTAACAGCTTCAACAATTCTATCTAAATGAATATGGCCAGGGACTATTTCATTAGCTGAATTTGCGATTCCAATAAGAGGCCGTTTGATTTCAGCGTCAGTGTATCCCATTGATTTAAGCAGAGACCTGTGGGGAGCACGCTCAATTCCTTCTTTAATTATTTTGCTTCGCATTATAAAAATCTCCTTAAACTAAAAAATTTCTTTTATCAAAAATAAAAAAACCGTTATCAGCTTGAATGGTCTGATAACGGTTTTTTTGCTTAAAGCTTTATTTTATATCTTTTTTGCCATTATCATCCTGTTCCTTGTAGGGGTAAAAGTAGCCCACTCACAAGGACGTTATTTAAAAGGACTATAATAATGACTAAAGATATTATCATTTTTTCTTTATTTCTTAATATTTTTGATGATAGTTAATTTAAAAATCAAAATTATTTTTTTTAATTTTAGTGCAGTTATCAAATAAATTGCATTGTTGTCAAGAGTTAAATTTTGTAACAAAGAATATAGATGTTTTTTTTACTTTATAATTTATGAAATAGTCTTTGAAAATATTTTTATTATTTGATAGGAAGTCTTTCATAAAAAAAATGATAATTTAGGAGGATGAAAAGTTTTATACATGCAAAAAGATGATTATGACAATAGAAGGCGATATAAAAGAACATATTTTACAATGGAAGATGGCATTAATGGTTTATTTTGTTTAGCAGACAATGAAGGGGAGGTTTTTAAAGGTAATGTAATGAACTTAAGTGGAGGTGGCTTAGGTATTACTGCTTCAAAAGATGAGACTGATAAATATAAGGTTCATGATGTTTTTAAAATTATTAAGATTAAAGGGAATTCATATTTAGGATTTTTAGATGGTTTATATATGGAAACAAAATGGGTTCTTGATCATGATGAATTAGAACATTATGGCTATGGATGTGAATTTGGTGAGATAGATGAGAATATAAGGGACCAAGTTATTAACTTTGTGAACAATAGGTCTCAATCAGAAAAATAGTTTTGGAGTTTTTAATTTAATAAGGTTTTTATGTTATGAAGATAATTCAAACTGCACTTGACGATGTTGTTATAGTTGAACCAAATGTTTTTAATGATAAAAGAGGTTTCTTTTTTGAATCTTACAATCAAAAAAGATATATGGAATTTAAAATAGATGATATCTTTGTTCAAGATAATATTTCGTATTCAGTTAAAAACACGATAAGGGGGCTTCATTATCAGAAAAAAAATCCCCAATCTAAGCTCATTCAAGCTATTACTGGAGAGATATTTGATGTAGCCCTTGACATAAGACCAAATTCAAAAAATTTTGGAAAATGGGTAGGGGTTACACTTTCAGGCCAAAATAAAAGGCAGTTATTAATTCCTAAAGGGTTTGCTCATGGTTTTTGTGTGCTAAGTGAATCAGCTCATGTTTTATATAAATGTTCTGATTTTTACGATCCTAATGATGAAGGGGGAATATTGTGGTGCGATCCTGAAATGAAAATAGATTGGCCTGTAACGAATCCTATTGTTTCAGACAAGGATAAGCAACTTCCAACTTTATCTAAATCATTGCTTTAGATTAAGCATGTACAAAGAAATAATACGTTTACTTTGCGATTATAAAATATTTAATGATATTGATATCCATTTTGCTGACTTTATTGTAAATCTTGCTAAATGCCCAGAAAATCAGGAATTATATCTCTCATCCGCTATGCTAAGTAATGTAACTACACAAGAAAAGCATATATGTATGAGTATTGAGTCTAAAGCAGGAAGATTATTTACAAAAGTTTTTAGCAATATTCCTGAAAATATCAGAAAAAACATATCTGCTGTGCAGCTTCCAAAGTTACATGAATGGAGAACTAAACTTAAAGAAACTTCAGTAGTTGGGCTTCCAGGAGAGTATAAGCCTATTATTCTTGATAAATCAGACCGATTATATCTTTATAGATACTGGGTTTATGAAAATGAGCTATCATCAAATATCAAAACAAGATTTTTAACTAAAAAAAACAATATTGACTATGAAAAGTTGAAGGAAGGCTTTAATCGATACTTTGGAACATCATCCGCTATTTTCGATTGGCAAAAAATTGCTGTATTTTCAGCATTAATGAATAATTTTTCTGTTATTTCAGGAGGTCCTGGCACAGGGAAGACTTATACAGTAACAAAAATACTGGCGCTTTTATTAGAACAAAATATTGATATTAAGATTAAACTCTGCGCGCCTACAGGAAAAGCTGCTGCACGACTTCAAGAATCAATAAGACAAGCAAAAGAAAAACTTCCATGCTCTGACGAAATAAAACAAAAAATTCCAGAAGAAACATTTACTTTACATAGATTGTTAGGTGCAAAAATTAATTCTCCTTTCTTCTTGCATGATTCCAAAAATCCTTTATTTGCAGATGTAATACTTATCGATGAAACTTCAATGGTGTCTTTATCGTTGATGACTAAGCTTATGATGGCGATTCCTTACGAATCTAAAATTATTTTACTTGGAGATAAAGATCAATTATCTTCAGTTGAAGCTGGATCTGTCTTATCAGATATTTGTGAATCTGGAGGTGTAAACTGTTTTACAGATTTTTTTGCTGAAAAATACTCATCTATAACAAATAATACGATCAATAATATAAAGAATTATAATGAATCTTTTTTAAATAACTCCATTATTCACCTTCAGCATAGTTTTAGATTTGGGGCAAATTCTAATATAGCGAAAGTAAGTCGTTCAGTAAATCAAGGAGATAGTGAAGCAGCTATCAAACTTATTAAAGAAAATCAAAATGACGTATCTTATAAAATACTGCCTCAAAAAGATAATTTAAAGAATCATTTGGCTCATAT
It encodes the following:
- the rfbC gene encoding dTDP-4-dehydrorhamnose 3,5-epimerase — encoded protein: MKIIQTALDDVVIVEPNVFNDKRGFFFESYNQKRYMEFKIDDIFVQDNISYSVKNTIRGLHYQKKNPQSKLIQAITGEIFDVALDIRPNSKNFGKWVGVTLSGQNKRQLLIPKGFAHGFCVLSESAHVLYKCSDFYDPNDEGGILWCDPEMKIDWPVTNPIVSDKDKQLPTLSKSLL
- a CDS encoding PilZ domain-containing protein — encoded protein: MQKDDYDNRRRYKRTYFTMEDGINGLFCLADNEGEVFKGNVMNLSGGGLGITASKDETDKYKVHDVFKIIKIKGNSYLGFLDGLYMETKWVLDHDELEHYGYGCEFGEIDENIRDQVINFVNNRSQSEK
- the recD gene encoding exodeoxyribonuclease V subunit alpha; this translates as MYKEIIRLLCDYKIFNDIDIHFADFIVNLAKCPENQELYLSSAMLSNVTTQEKHICMSIESKAGRLFTKVFSNIPENIRKNISAVQLPKLHEWRTKLKETSVVGLPGEYKPIILDKSDRLYLYRYWVYENELSSNIKTRFLTKKNNIDYEKLKEGFNRYFGTSSAIFDWQKIAVFSALMNNFSVISGGPGTGKTYTVTKILALLLEQNIDIKIKLCAPTGKAAARLQESIRQAKEKLPCSDEIKQKIPEETFTLHRLLGAKINSPFFLHDSKNPLFADVILIDETSMVSLSLMTKLMMAIPYESKIILLGDKDQLSSVEAGSVLSDICESGGVNCFTDFFAEKYSSITNNTINNIKNYNESFLNNSIIHLQHSFRFGANSNIAKVSRSVNQGDSEAAIKLIKENQNDVSYKILPQKDNLKNHLAHIFFKYYESIYDIQELSHAYNIFESFRILCAVREGDYGINNINELCKKLLGSAKRVDTEKKFYKGMPLIINRNDYNLKLFNGDIGILWETQNKEIRAFFSNQDGSFRSIPPARLPEHEIAYAMTIHKSQGSEFDNVLLIFPDKESPILTKELIYTGITRARKHVEIWGDDNILMNSIKKRVERTSGLKDSLNYCLTMSNSPFTYNCPSSDRSLS
- the ilvD gene encoding dihydroxy-acid dehydratase; translated protein: MRSKIIKEGIERAPHRSLLKSMGYTDAEIKRPLIGIANSANEIVPGHIHLDRIVEAVKAGIYMAGGLPIEFGVIGVCDGIAMNHEGMKYSLGSREIIADSIEIMATAHAFDALVMVPNCDKIIPGMLMAAARLDIPTIFISGGPMLAGRIPSMGNKVVDLITVFEAVGAVKSGKMTETELSCIEDAACPTCGSCAGMFTANSMNCLTEAIGMALPGNGTIPAVMSARIRLAKESGMQIVRLFEKQITPRQIMNPKAFENALSVDMALGCSTNTVLHLTAIAMESEVNIDLDLINELSEKTPHICSLSPGGKYHIEDLNRAGGISAVIKELSNKGLIHNDCITVSGKTIGENIVAAKIYDDDVIRSVNSPYHKRGGLAVLFGNIAPDGCVVKQSAVVDEMLRHEGPARVFDSEEDATKAILGGKIQKGDIIVIRYEGPMGGPGMREMLTPTSAIAGMNLDSSVALITDGRFSGGTRGASIGHVSPEAMQGGAIAIIQEGDIISINIPNKQINLKVSDDEIKKRLSTWKQPPLKIKKGYMARYARLVSSANTGAVIK
- a CDS encoding CGGC domain-containing protein — encoded protein: MKIGIIRCQQTEDLCPGTTDFKIASEGKLAFQEFGPCEIIGFVSCGGCPGKKSVQRAKMMVDRGAEAIVFASCIAKGNPINFPCPHFEVMIESVRKKLPDIRIIDWTH